A stretch of Henckelia pumila isolate YLH828 chromosome 4, ASM3356847v2, whole genome shotgun sequence DNA encodes these proteins:
- the LOC140864418 gene encoding probable CCR4-associated factor 1 homolog 7, with the protein MDETSELPKTDSIEIREVWNNNLESEFALIRDIVDDYPYVAMDTEFPGVVLRPVGNFKHINEYNYQTLKDNVDMLKLIQLGLTFSDKDGNLPNCGTGTSCIWQFNFREFNVSEDVFANDSIELLRQSGIDFKKNNEMGVDVNRFSELLMSSGIVLNDNVHWVTFHSGYDFGYLLKLLTFRSLPETQAGFFELLNMYFPVVYDIKHLMKFCNSLHGGLNKLAELLEVERFGICHQAGSDSLLTSCAFKKLKDNFFNGSTERYTGVLYGLGTEEGSEK; encoded by the coding sequence ATGGATGAAACGTCAGAGTTACCGAAGACCGATTCGATTGAAATTAGAGAGGTATGGAATAACAATCTGGAATCAGAGTTTGCTCTGATTCGTGACATTGTCGATGATTACCCTTATGTTGCTATGGATACGGAGTTTCCTGGCGTTGTTCTTCGCCCTGTGGGCAACTTTAAGCATATCAATGAGTATAATTATCAGACCTTGAAGGATAATGTTGACATGCTGAAGCTAATCCAATTGGGTCTCACATTTTCGGATAAAGATGGGAATTTACCTAATTGTGGGACGGGTACCAGTTGCATTTGGCAATTTAATTTCCGTGAATTTAATGTGAGTGAGGATGTATTTGCAAATGATTCGATTGAATTGTTGAGGCAATCTGGGATTGATTTCAAGAAAAATAATGAAATGGGGGTTGATGTGAACCGATTTTCCGAGCTTTTGATGTCTTCTGGAATTGTTTTGAATGATAATGTCCATTGGGTGACGTTTCATAGTGGCTATGACTTTGGATACTTGCTTAAGCTGTTGACATTTCGAAGTTTGCCTGAGACTCAAGCTGGATTCTTTGAGTTACTGAACATGTACTTCCCAGTGGTGTACGACATCAAACATTTAATGAAATTCTGTAACAGCCTTCACGGTGGATTGAATAAGTTAGCCGAACTTCTAGAAGTAGAGAGGTTTGGGATTTGTCATCAGGCGGGTTCGGATAGTCTACTCACCTCGTGTGCTTTCAAGAAGTTGAAAGACAACTTCTTCAATGGCTCTACCGAGAGGTATACTGGTGTTCTGTATGGCCTTGGTACCGAGGAGGGGTCCGAAAAATAA